A single genomic interval of Lucilia cuprina isolate Lc7/37 chromosome 2, ASM2204524v1, whole genome shotgun sequence harbors:
- the LOC124420159 gene encoding uncharacterized protein LOC124420159, whose amino-acid sequence MKNPPSCSGKMLEKSEIINRFFGRRHHHRRGCHSGLWPIAILYAVFSMQLFGSSMAFTILSPFSYTSLSFKNLLNSVLLSSNANLAGGGRNLKSDVLEDASLITVSLIYFAKL is encoded by the coding sequence atgaaaaatcCACCCAGCTGTAGTGGAAAAATGctggaaaaaagtgaaattataaaTCGTTTTTTtggtcgtcgtcatcatcatcgtcgcGGTTGTCATAGTGGCCTTTGGCCAATTGCCATTTTATATGCGGTATTTTCCATGCAACTTTTTGGAAGTTCAATGGCTTTTACCATACTTTCGCCCTTTAGTTATACATCTTTAAGTTTTAAGAATCTTTTAAACAGTGTCCTGCTCTCCAGTAACGCCAATTTGGCCGGCGGTGGTCGTAATTTGAAATCAGATGTTTTGGAAGATGCTTCACTGATAACGGTAAGTTTGATTTATTTTGccaagttataa